Part of the Carassius auratus strain Wakin chromosome 8, ASM336829v1, whole genome shotgun sequence genome is shown below.
TTCTGAATATGGTAACAGCATGTCACTGTCAGTCTGGTTGGATGTGAAATAATGGAGATATAGTGGATGCAACTTAATCTGCATAAGCACATAAAGCGTTATATAGCTGATTTCAGCTGATTGATTGTGTTTGTCTTTCCGGTTTCCGGTTGTTTATCCGTCTGATATCTTGCTGTACGTCTCTGTAACTGTGCACGTGTTGACCGCCGCTCTGTACCTGTGTGTGAcggtgtgtgtctctgtgtgtcagtgggCATCTACAGTATCTGGTTCTACGACCAGGCCGACTGCCAGAGGATCGCACAGCTCATGCTGCAGTGAGTACCTGACATTAACGCTCCGCTGCCGTCTGGTGACTGCTTGAATGGAACGGTTGATTcttctgtgtgcgtgtgtgtgtgtgtgtgtaggatagTCAAGCAGGAGGCGTTGCGAGCGTCTCCCCACACAGGTCCGAGCGGCAGGACCAATGGCTGTGTTCAGAGCAGACCCACAGATATCCTGGAGCTGCTCAGCAAGGCTAAAGACGAGTATCAAAGAGTAAGACCCCCTCACGTCTCATTCCCTGCTGTTTCTGTTCTGCACCTGGACCTGGTTATCCACTTTAAGCTGCATCATCACGGTCTTCATCAACATGTTCCCACTACACAGAGAGCGCTATGTTCATGTAGCTTCAACAACATATTCAATCACAACATCAGTATCGGTGATACAACGCTAACTTGAGAATGTTGCTATTGTTTTTGGTATTATTACATATTTAGTCTCATGGGAATGTGTATTTAATCACTGAGTTTAAGTTGGGATGTACATGTAAATTTACAAGCatcatttttatacaaaaatatgtaaatattctgACCATGCAACTGAGCTTAGAATACAACCCTtgattatgttttataaatataactcctgttattatcaaataaaaaaaacagcataaatatatcaaataattaaatcaaagatgcttgtttgtgtgtttaaaccGCACAGTAAATCTCTTATTTACACTGTGTTAAAATTTGAGTATAGACTACTCTAATAATATTTGATCATTACAGGAATAATAAAGATAGAAGTATCAGTAAGTTTCATAAATTTTGGTAATCCTTCTGCAGGCTTATATTTCAAATCAGATGTTGAATTTTAACTTAGAAATGTTTGAGTATTAATAATTAACCAAAGaggttaattattttttaaatttatttttttaaaagaggcTTAAGTGGAAATTCAGTGTGATaagatactgtgtgtgtgtgtgtgtgtgtgtgtgtgtgtgtgtgtgtgtgtgtgtgtgtgtgtgtgtgtcttgggtCAGTCGGTTGAGAGAGATGTTCAGGTGAGCTCTGAATCTGCGCCGTCACACGAGAAGAGAGAGGACTTCACAGCAGCTCGACACGAGAAGGTGCCGCCAAACACACTTCTACTAGATGTGGAAAAACTGTTTTTGCTCTTCTATTATAGTCAATATTAATCATCTCCATCCAGGTTCAACAAAGCCCTTAAGTTACGAAAATATGCTCAAGTCAATGGCTGAGTTTGTGTTAATTTAAAAAGGACGAAATGCCAAGGTacagtaatattaaaatgtgatCTGGTTTAAAGCAGTGTGCATTGTCTCCCTAGCTGAGTTTACATCATTGATTCTGTTGATTTTGCTTCTCctgctgtgaagctgctttgacaccaTCTGTGTTGTATGAATCGCTGTAGAAAGGTGACTTGTCTGCTCCAGTTAGTGTATCCTGAAGGACCCTATATGTTAGTCAGCCAATGAAAGAACTGTAAGGATATAAGGCCTAATCTTTGAAAATACACATTTAGTATCTTTCCTACCATCAGAAAGGGAGCTCTGTGATGTCACTGTGtatattatttttcatgcatCTGTTTGTGTTCCCTCTCTACAGTCAGGTCGCTCAGTAGTGAAGCAGATCACAGTGGAAGAGCTGTTTGGCAGCTCTTTACCCAAAGAAGCGTCCCAGTCCACAAGCTCCTCTGTGGGAGAGAGCATGTGTGCGCCTGTGTCTCACTCGGTGGAGCCTCTCCTCGCCCCTCGTCTGTCCACTGACCCAGGCCCGGCGCTGGTCTCTCTGTTTCAGGGTGGCACCCGAGACCCAAGACCAGCTGCTTCAGATACGGAGGAGACTGGGATCAGTCATGGTTCGGCTGGTCCTCTTCCTCCCACAGAGGGTCATGGGATGCCTGGGTTCATGCCCGGCCCGCTGGTCACCCCACAGAGCTTCAGAGAATCTGCCTGTAAAGTTTCAGGGCCTTTTAcaggaaaagctgaattttcggcacAGGTGAATACACCAAgcgatattttcatgttttttttttttttaatgcaagtgcAGAAATGATTGTTAAAATGACACACTGTTTCCTGCAGTACAGGAGTGGGACTCTTTATGCAGCTCAAAATATGTTCTGATTCATACAGATGTagctgactacgtcagacttcgtacttcTGCACAATTTCAGTTCGCTTCTGCACTCAGTCTGAGATTGCGAACTATCTCCCAGTTTTCCTCTGGCTCCAgccggccaatcaacgaacagggGGCGGGCCGAGAGCCGAATGTAAGATCATAGTTTAGATTAGGGAAATCGAAATTGGACACGGAGACACGGGATGCTATtcgctctgttgtggagaatattcccgCCATTTGCCAACTGAAGCGCCCCCCCACGAGAAAGAAAACGCTTGTCAATTATGCCCTTCCAGACtccagatagttttttttttactatgttttgTTAATTTTGACATACGTTagtgaaaaacacagaaaacatttaacACACAGCTCAGAAGTGTATCTTGTCTCTCTTTGCCAGAGTAAAGAGGCGCATGCGTTTACACAGTCCTCGACTCTGGTCAAACCCATTCCAGTAAGTGCACTTCTGAGAGCATCTCCAGCTTTGATGTATTGACTGCTGCACGTACACTGACATGGCCATTATGactgatctctctctctgtcatgtgAAGGCGGGGCCAGCTGTTCAGGGGGAGGAGTCTTCACTGTTACTGTCTCCTAGTGTGTTCCAGCATTCAGTGATCAACACAGCCGAGCCACTGAAGATCTCGGCCCCCCCGATGCCTCCCACAGCAGACCTGCCCTCTTCTCTGTACAGTCGCAGCCAGCTTAAAGATACACTCATACATCTCATAAAGGTACAGACTTGCACCTGCATTTTCACGAACCTACACTGAATCATTTTTGTCTTCAATTGTATGCCTATATTTTTTTGCAGAATGACGCCCATTTCCTCAGTGCAATCCATGAGGCTTACATACAGAGCCTCTCTAAAGGCCTCAACAATGTCAAGTAACAGTCACAAACTAAAAGCGTGAAGCTACATCCACGTTCTTTGACACTACTGGACGACTGATGTCACTGCTCTCTTGCTGAGCTTTCCCTCTTGAATCCTAATTTATGTCCCTCTGCCAATCTCATCTTCTCTCTATGACTCCCAGcacaattatatacaattattttaagggACTTGTGCAATATGAAGCATTGTCTCTTTGGAGAATTGCTTTTCATTTATGGTCCTGCCTTAGATGTATGGATAGTggtattttactgttaaatcagtaTTGTGTGCTGCATTGGGATTCTTTGAGATCCCAGCAAAGATGGATTTTTTGAGTAggatgtgcacttttttttttcctctttgctTACAAACTTGGTTGTTTAATTTGGCCATATTATTATGAAGGTTAGTAGAGTTAAAACAAAAGTTTTCTCTATACATGTGCAGGCAGTAGACTCTATGAGCATCAGCATACAGTTATGGTGCCatttattgctttttaaaattGCAGACAGATTAAATTATGAAAGTTTATTTAAAGTGAGACGCATCAAATACACCTTTCAGTGTTCCTGAATTAAAGTGTCTTGCATATCAGCTAGCTTGAGCATCATTCTGATAGCTGACCTCTGTATCAACAGCAGATGTGTAGTCCGTAGACAAGAAGATCATTTAACTTAACCcacaattaaatgcaattaagttgcatttaatttcatcattaaaagtttttttttttttttttgtggtgtttgttttaccagaatcttatttttttttaagtttacacaGCTTTTATGTACTTAATGATTGTTTACACATATAGTTTTAATctcatataacttttttttgtaacagtTTGCTTTTATCATGGAGAATTGTAAAACCTCCCCAGAATTAAAGTTGTCATTCAGCGCTGTGGCAGCTGCAAGGCTGCGTACTCCTATCACGCAAAACTTCTCTCAAATGCATCAGGATTCTCTATTACAACGATTTGTCTTGAGTTCATGTGCAAATAGGTTGCCATGATTTTGATCGTTGTTTACATTGTATTATGGTGAAACTTCCACAACCAGATCTGCTTATACATTTTAGTGCTCTAATAAtcatgttacatttttttgttgCCGGAATTCTGATTctataaagtaataaatatttgtgaagacagaataaaaaccaaacagagttttgtCTTTGCTTTAATCTTCTGCAGAAAGGAAGCAAAGAGATGAACAAACAGGTTCACAGTAGTTTATAAAGACAACCGTTATATTTCAAGGTGACCGAAATCCCTTGGGGCCTCAGCCTTCGCCTTCATCACGCCATGTCATATCTGATACATATTGCTAACgttcataaaaacatataaagaCACACCTGGTGAATTCACACTAGCTGAGTGACCGCTTGAGTGTTAGACCGGGGTTCCAAAGGACCACAACagtataacaacaataatattattttatagtaatttacttacattttaacattaatattaactaaTTAGTTGGGTAGGCAACATGCTGGAGTACAAAACCCTATGTTGGAGTTGCATTTTTAATTccactttataatttttttcttatttattggtaaaatatgaatgaatccttaaaaaaaaagtttgatttctGGAAATCATCTTGCGGCGACTCCTGGTGGTTTCGCGATCCCCTGGGGTTCCAGACACCGACTTTGGGAACCCCTGCTCTAGACTACACAATACCTTGATCATTGAATACTTATTGATTACTGTTTAATGATTACGTTCAAAAGatttaaatgtcaaaaagaaGTATTTGAgtgagatcaatttaatgcaaattaaaCCTTTCCATAAACGTTTCAATCCATTTTCCAGATTGTGACATTTTTCGAGTTTCTGTGATTTACTAATGTTGAGAGCTGTGTAGTGTTTGTGATATACTGATGTAATTAAAAGCATTCCGTTACCAGATAAAACAATAATATCATAGTTTCAGTGCTGTCACTTTGAGGGCTTATGGTAGTCACCCCTcaaatatacaggtgcttctcaataaattaaaatgttgaggaaaagttcatttatttcagtaattcaactcaaattgtgtatTAAATCCAATGTGCACAGAACGAAGTATttaaagtatttgtttcttttaattgtgatgattttggctcacatttaacaaaatcccCCAATTCGCTATCTAAacaaatatggtgacatgccaatcagctaatcaactcaaaacacttgcaaaggtttcctgagccttaaaaatgatttctcagtttggttcactaggctacacaatcatggggcaGACTGCTGATCAGTTGTCCATAAGACAATCAGTAATATCCTTCACAAtgagggtaagacacaaacattcattgccaaagaagctggctgttcacagagtgctgtatccaagcatgttaacagaaagctgAGTGGGaggaaaaagtgtggagaaaaagatacacaaccaaccgagagaaccacagccttatgaggattgtcaagcaaaatcgattcaagaatttgagtgaacttcacaaggaatggactgaagctggggtcaaggcatcaagagcaccacacacagacgtgtcaagagatttactgaaccatagacgatgtcagaggcatcttacctgggctaaggagaagaacaggactgttgcccagtggtcaaaaatcctcttttcagatgagaggaagttttgtatttcatttggaaaccaaggtcctggagtctggaggactcatagcccaagttgcttgaagtccagtgttaagtttccagagtctgtgatgatttggggtgcaatgtcatctgctggtgttggtccattgtgttttttgaaaaccaaagccactacacccgtttaccaagaaatcttggagcactgcATGCTTCCTTCTGATGACTAGCTTTTTGTAGATGcggattttccagcaggatttggcacctgcccacactgccaaaagctgttggttaaatgaccacggtgttggtgtgcttgactggccagcaaactcaccagacctgaaccccagagagaatcgaTGGGCTATTGTCAAAAGGaggatgagaaacaagagaccaaacaatgcagatgagctgaaggccactgtcaaagaaacctgggcttccagaccacctcagcagagccacacaCTGATcacaaattgaggcagtaattaaagcaaaagttgccctaccaagtattgagtacatgaacagtaaatgaacatattttccagaaggccaaaaattcactaaaaaagtttttattggtcttatgtattctaatttattaaggTTTTTGTTATGTGAGcacaaatcatcacaattaaaggtacagtttgtaagatatttgcagtaaaatatccaaaaaccactaggctagtgttatatattttgtctatgATTACTAACAATGTCTTTAaagttttcaactacttgtaaattatgagaaaaaattcccattctaaacagtgacacggggaagtgcagtcacctgtcaatgacgttagttaccctttgtgaccgactttactgatgtagaaaccacatgacaacagtgtcctGGACAGATGCGGAAGTAGTGTgtagcgtccagcaaaccactagcttgcttcaagcagttccatATTTACTTCTTGCactttatggtggattgtgttacttatttatggaacataattactgtttaccatctGCCGCTTGTTCTGGTGACAAGGACAGCTCCCATAAGCGTAAGCGTACAGGCCAACCAAACgaaccaagaagagtttgggaaaAGAGGAGAGAAAGCGTGAGGATCAATATCAGTATTGCATTTTCCAGATGGAGAGAGCTTTGCGACAACTTCAACTAGAACGAGATGCCGATCTCGATTGCGTTTTagtcgacaggtgagttgttttgattcgtatctttacagaaattgtatgctattataaagaccaacaagattagtattatggggcatacacgccaaaggTGGGGCAGcgcatctgatccatagtctgaccACGTCTTTGCAtttactttgtatgtaatctactcgcgcaagtCTTTGAACTCACATTTGCTATGTATGTCcatttattgtgtttgaatgtacacgaGTGTATGTATTTGTTGAATAAGTGGTAATCATTTTCATATCATCTGACTAAACAGTAATCAATTAATTAGATAATTGACTCTCAAACTATATTTGCTGTAttgttgggtagaagacaacaaatcccatcattccacgctacttcttagcgtcatcaaaccacgctaTTGTTATCGTTTTGGTAGTGTGCCCTCTattggcaggtcctacaacctgtacctttaa
Proteins encoded:
- the LOC113107805 gene encoding mRNA-decapping enzyme 1A isoform X3, giving the protein MNRLSTENLVEPINKELDLQLQDPFLLYRNNSLGIYSIWFYDQADCQRIAQLMLQIVKQEALRASPHTGPSGRTNGCVQSRPTDILELLSKAKDEYQRSVERDVQVSSESAPSHEKREDFTAARHEKSGRSVVKQITVEELFGSSLPKEASQSTSSSVGESMCAPVSHSVEPLLAPRLSTDPGPALVSLFQGGTRDPRPAASDTEETGISHGSAGPLPPTEGHGMPGFMPGPLVTPQSFRESACKVSGPFTGKAEFSAQSKEAHAFTQSSTLVKPIPAGPAVQGEESSLLLSPSVFQHSVINTAEPLKISAPPMPPTADLPSSLYSRSQLKDTLIHLIKNDAHFLSAIHEAYIQSLSKGLNNVK
- the LOC113107805 gene encoding mRNA-decapping enzyme 1A isoform X1; the protein is MECVNKAGQLMSLAALQQHDPYIVKLLDVAGQVALYTFNSKANEWEKTEIEGTLFVYARSASPHHGFTIMNRLSTENLVEPINKELDLQLQDPFLLYRNNSLGIYSIWFYDQADCQRIAQLMLQIVKQEALRASPHTGPSGRTNGCVQSRPTDILELLSKAKDEYQRSVERDVQVSSESAPSHEKREDFTAARHEKSGRSVVKQITVEELFGSSLPKEASQSTSSSVGESMCAPVSHSVEPLLAPRLSTDPGPALVSLFQGGTRDPRPAASDTEETGISHGSAGPLPPTEGHGMPGFMPGPLVTPQSFRESACKVSGPFTGKAEFSAQSKEAHAFTQSSTLVKPIPAGPAVQGEESSLLLSPSVFQHSVINTAEPLKISAPPMPPTADLPSSLYSRSQLKDTLIHLIKNDAHFLSAIHEAYIQSLSKGLNNVK
- the LOC113107805 gene encoding mRNA-decapping enzyme 1A isoform X2, translating into MECVNKAGQLMSLAALQQHDPYIVKLLDVAGQVALYTFNSKANEWEKTEIEGTLFVYARSASPHHGFTIMNRLSTENLVEPINKELDLQLQDPFLLYRNNSLGIYSIWFYDQADCQRIAQLMLQIVKQEALRASPHTGPSGRTNGCVQSRPTDILELLSKAKDEYQRSVERDVQVSSESAPSHEKREDFTAARHEKSGRSVVKQITVEELFGSSLPKEASQSTSSSVGESMCAPVSHSVEPLLAPRLSTDPGPALVSLFQGGTRDPRPAASDTEETGISHGSAGPLPPTEGHGMPGFMPGPLVTPQSFRESACKVSGPFTGKAEFSAQAGPAVQGEESSLLLSPSVFQHSVINTAEPLKISAPPMPPTADLPSSLYSRSQLKDTLIHLIKNDAHFLSAIHEAYIQSLSKGLNNVK